A section of the Methanosarcina mazei S-6 genome encodes:
- a CDS encoding orotate phosphoribosyltransferase-like protein has protein sequence MKNIEDLIQKAVELQNNGLGTGQIADELNVSRETVTWLLTRSKKEVAAPAPKDISVNWSSIGKSATRLHYISLALCDMVIETLEKTNTEVDVVVGVAASGIPLASMMANELGADFALYHSRKGQDMVQPGQKGTISRNFGSVAGKNCVIVDDVITTGSTTMEVIEQLREMDAKPRAVVVLVDKKGADTIANVPIQSLVRIVRVD, from the coding sequence ATGAAGAATATAGAAGATCTCATTCAGAAAGCTGTGGAACTTCAGAACAACGGGCTTGGAACCGGCCAGATTGCCGATGAGCTTAACGTATCAAGAGAAACAGTTACATGGCTTTTAACCCGTTCGAAAAAAGAAGTCGCAGCTCCCGCTCCAAAAGACATATCCGTAAACTGGAGCAGCATAGGAAAGAGCGCTACACGGCTTCACTACATTTCGCTTGCACTCTGCGATATGGTGATTGAGACGCTGGAAAAAACAAACACCGAGGTGGATGTGGTAGTTGGTGTTGCAGCGAGTGGAATTCCACTGGCAAGCATGATGGCAAATGAGCTGGGGGCAGATTTTGCCCTTTACCATTCCCGTAAAGGACAGGACATGGTCCAGCCAGGCCAGAAAGGCACCATCAGCAGGAACTTCGGAAGCGTTGCAGGCAAAAACTGTGTAATCGTTGACGATGTAATTACCACAGGTTCGACCACAATGGAAGTAATCGAGCAGCTGCGTGAAATGGACGCAAAACCCAGAGCAGTGGTGGTTCTTGTGGACAAGAAAGGTGCGGATACAATCGCCAATGTTCCTATCCAGTCCCTTGTAAGGATAGTGCGCGTGGACTGA
- a CDS encoding DHH family phosphoesterase, translating into MSKECPDCHGRGYEVISTEVCPLCKGKGKSKSVDFMKISEKDIDSFLKNGAVCEKCKGKGSIEITRPCEACEGLGKIYTCKVCGARIHNPEDAEDEICSTCARSQHVYALDESCDLKDVEAGKLYHGIVSSIASFGVFVDLNPHVRGLMHSSNVGVQPEVGDAVIVLVKSIKAGGKLDLIPKTLAKYETIELEKELPLKDSSQIDTSMKGRLIRIEGEVIQVKQTSGPTIFTISDEGGFIPCAAFESAGKRSYPHIDVGMIVSITGEVTPRDEQVQIEVMSMKLLTGEKEAVVKTRVEKVIDEKAAPADIPFLIESEILEKLRPRMLHVAKEIKKAILHSTPILLRHHADADGITSAIAIERAILPLITEIGGSDAEYYFYKRAPSKAPFYELADVTRDISFALEDYARHGQKMPLVIQVDNGSTEEDVPAMRQANVYGIDMLVIDHHHPDDIVDQYLIGHVNPAHVGGDFGVTAGMLCAEVARMINPNISDTIKHLPAVSAVGDRSEAPEAERYISLVSDRYTLEELKEMALALDYEQFWLKFSSGKGLIDDILDLGDHTIHKNLVSLLCEQANAMIKEQLETCLFNVKSQKLSNGAIMNVIDVENYAQKFTFPPPGKTSGEVHDVLTKKYPDKPVVTIGYGPDFAVIRSKGVLMNIPKIVRELREDIKGAGVNGGGHLVVGSIKFVEGMRTEVLSRLAEKIASAEVVY; encoded by the coding sequence ATGAGTAAAGAATGTCCAGACTGCCACGGGCGTGGCTACGAAGTTATCTCAACTGAGGTCTGCCCTCTTTGTAAGGGGAAAGGCAAGTCAAAATCAGTTGATTTCATGAAAATTTCAGAAAAAGATATTGACAGTTTTTTGAAAAATGGCGCAGTATGTGAAAAATGCAAAGGCAAGGGAAGTATCGAAATTACCAGACCCTGTGAAGCCTGTGAAGGGCTTGGAAAAATCTATACCTGCAAGGTTTGTGGAGCAAGGATTCATAACCCGGAGGATGCAGAAGACGAAATTTGCAGTACATGTGCACGTTCCCAGCATGTATATGCTCTGGACGAGTCCTGTGACCTTAAAGATGTTGAAGCAGGCAAATTGTATCACGGCATAGTGAGCAGTATTGCTTCTTTTGGAGTCTTCGTGGATTTAAATCCTCATGTGAGAGGGCTTATGCATTCCAGCAATGTCGGAGTCCAGCCTGAAGTCGGGGATGCTGTAATTGTTCTTGTAAAAAGCATTAAAGCCGGAGGAAAACTGGACCTTATCCCCAAAACTCTTGCAAAATACGAGACCATAGAACTTGAAAAAGAACTCCCGCTTAAGGACTCCTCCCAGATTGACACCAGTATGAAAGGCAGGCTCATAAGGATCGAGGGAGAGGTTATTCAGGTAAAACAGACCAGCGGGCCGACAATCTTCACCATAAGCGATGAAGGTGGCTTTATCCCATGTGCCGCTTTTGAAAGCGCAGGGAAGCGTTCTTACCCTCATATCGATGTGGGGATGATCGTGTCGATTACAGGGGAAGTGACTCCAAGGGACGAGCAGGTCCAGATCGAAGTCATGAGCATGAAACTGCTGACCGGAGAAAAAGAGGCTGTTGTCAAGACCAGGGTTGAGAAGGTAATAGACGAGAAAGCAGCACCTGCTGATATTCCTTTCCTGATCGAAAGCGAAATTCTGGAAAAGCTCAGGCCTAGAATGCTCCATGTCGCAAAAGAGATCAAAAAGGCAATCCTTCATTCAACACCTATTCTTCTCAGGCACCATGCTGATGCGGATGGGATCACTTCTGCAATCGCCATTGAGCGGGCAATTCTTCCCCTTATTACAGAAATTGGCGGGTCGGATGCAGAATATTATTTCTATAAACGCGCCCCATCAAAAGCTCCTTTTTATGAACTTGCCGATGTGACAAGAGACATTTCCTTTGCTCTTGAAGATTATGCCAGGCACGGGCAAAAGATGCCTCTTGTTATCCAGGTAGACAACGGCTCCACTGAAGAAGACGTGCCCGCAATGCGGCAGGCGAATGTCTATGGCATCGACATGCTTGTGATTGACCACCACCACCCTGACGACATCGTTGACCAGTACCTTATAGGGCATGTCAACCCTGCCCATGTAGGAGGAGATTTCGGAGTTACTGCAGGCATGCTGTGTGCCGAGGTCGCCCGTATGATCAACCCGAATATCAGTGATACGATAAAGCACCTTCCTGCTGTTTCCGCAGTTGGAGACCGTTCTGAAGCTCCTGAGGCTGAAAGATACATATCTCTTGTCTCGGACCGATATACCCTTGAGGAGTTAAAAGAAATGGCTCTGGCTCTGGATTATGAGCAGTTCTGGCTTAAATTCAGCAGCGGAAAAGGCCTTATTGACGATATCCTGGACCTTGGCGACCATACCATCCATAAAAACCTTGTCTCTCTGCTCTGTGAACAGGCAAACGCCATGATAAAAGAACAGCTTGAGACCTGCCTCTTCAATGTCAAGTCCCAGAAGCTGTCTAATGGAGCTATTATGAATGTAATAGATGTCGAAAACTATGCCCAGAAGTTTACTTTCCCGCCTCCAGGCAAGACTTCGGGTGAAGTTCATGACGTGCTCACCAAAAAGTACCCGGATAAGCCTGTTGTCACTATCGGTTACGGGCCTGACTTTGCTGTCATCCGTTCAAAAGGCGTGCTCATGAATATCCCAAAGATTGTGAGGGAACTCCGTGAAGACATAAAAGGAGCCGGAGTAAACGGAGGTGGACACCTTGTTGTCGGGAGTATCAAGTTTGTCGAAGGGATGAGAACCGAAGTGCTCTCAAGGCTCGCAGAAAAGATCGCATCTGCGGAAGTTGTGTATTAA
- a CDS encoding slipin family protein, giving the protein MVDFIGELTLPVLIVVILILSQSIKMVNEYERVVIFRLGRLSGVKGPGIFLIIPIIDKAIKIDLRVIAIDVPKQAVITRDNVTVEVDAVVYYKVVEPGAAITQVENYMFATSTLSQTTLRDVLGQMELDELLSERENINKQIQELLDAYTDPWGIKVTGVTIRDVSLPETMKRAIAKQAEAEREKRARIILAEGEFQAAERMKDAATLYQGVPTAIKLRELQTLAEIAREKNLIVVTESKSPDTGNIAALSKAISEKKEL; this is encoded by the coding sequence ATGGTTGATTTCATTGGTGAATTAACGCTTCCTGTATTAATAGTTGTAATATTAATACTCTCACAATCCATAAAAATGGTTAATGAGTACGAACGCGTTGTCATATTCAGGCTTGGCCGCCTTAGTGGGGTAAAAGGACCGGGTATATTTTTAATCATTCCTATTATTGATAAAGCCATAAAAATTGACCTTAGAGTCATTGCGATTGATGTTCCCAAACAGGCAGTCATCACAAGGGATAATGTTACAGTTGAAGTGGATGCGGTTGTCTATTATAAAGTAGTCGAGCCAGGGGCTGCAATTACCCAGGTCGAAAACTACATGTTTGCAACTTCAACTCTTTCCCAGACCACTCTCAGGGACGTGCTGGGCCAGATGGAGCTCGATGAGCTGCTATCGGAAAGGGAAAATATCAACAAACAGATTCAGGAACTGCTGGATGCTTACACTGACCCCTGGGGGATCAAGGTTACAGGTGTGACTATCCGGGACGTATCCCTGCCTGAAACAATGAAAAGGGCAATTGCAAAACAGGCTGAAGCCGAAAGGGAAAAACGTGCAAGGATCATCCTTGCAGAAGGAGAGTTCCAGGCTGCAGAAAGAATGAAAGATGCTGCAACCCTTTACCAGGGAGTTCCAACTGCTATCAAGTTAAGAGAACTTCAGACGCTTGCTGAGATTGCCAGGGAGAAAAACCTCATTGTGGTTACAGAATCCAAGTCCCCTGACACCGGAAACATAGCCGCCCTTTCTAAGGCTATATCCGAAAAGAAAGAACTGTAA